The window AaacattctattttatttttctaaaccttactaatatttaataaaaaaatttcattttcttataataattattaaatataataaaaaattaacaattgtTACAGCAAGAAGTacacaattataaaatattattgaatatATTTCCAATGGTTACAGTTTTAGACACCAATttgttttaacaaaataagaaaattaaattgtggtCAAACAGAATCAAACACGTGACCTTAGCAATGAGAAAGAAGTGCAATACCACTAGACcattatgataattttgatattagttactcttaaatagtagtaataagcATAAAATTTTGGCCCCCCTTGTCCTTAATTAGCTCCGCCAGTGGGGtggagaggccaatttacCAGTGGCTACAAGGGCAGCCACCCTATGATGATTCTGGAAGCCGTCGCTAACCATCGCATCTGGATCTGGAATGCCTACTTCGGTGTAGCcaggtcgaacaacgacatcaacgtcctcaactcatCCACCCTATTCGCCGATCAGTGCAGGGGTCGTGGCCCGGCCATCGAGTTCACTGCCAACGGCCGCAGACATCATATGTGGTACTACTTGGCCGATGGCATATACCCAAGGTggcctttttttttaagacgATCAACTGCCCAATTGGTGAGAGGAGAGCAGGAGTCCGCgcggaaggatgtggagcgggcttttggggtgctccaatcgcggtgGGCAATCGTGAAAGGTCCGGCGCGTTTCTGGTACAAGGAAGTCATCGCCGACGTCATGTATacgtgcatcatcatgcataacatgatagtcgaacaagAACGTGGACATGTCACCGATTGGGTGGATGATGAAGCCGGATCTAGCTCCAGCACGGCGACCTCGTCTGTCACTCGAGGATTACCGATGAGCTTCGGTGAGGTTCTACAGCGACAGGCCTCAATGCGCAACCAACAAGACCATACTCAACTCATGaccgacatgattgaagaagtttggaaccGCAACCACCGCCGTTGagaatttgtagtttttttatttcgtattgtaatgttttaattttaatgaaatgaagttttttttttccaaatttttaaatatttaaatattcaaataataaataaaatgcttagggcgtcgcttaggacggactatagtccgccccactgcAGGTAGAATGggaggaggataaaatgctgatgtggcgatACAAAGAGCGTTGCTTAGGGTGTCCCACTGTGGATGCCCTTACTAATACATGTCATTTATGTTTTCCAATTTGTAAGTTCTTAAGAtctaaactaattaaaattcatttatattttccaatttataaGTTCTTAAGAtctaaactaattaaaatttaaactatttatttaactaatGGACGTGTAAACAATGCAATCAATACCGAAATATACTACACAAAGAAGGCTCTTTTGTAGTGAAATGGTAAGTTGGTAGTGACAAATAgacaaattaatatactaattgGGGCCAACTGATCGAGTGAAACTTAcagatgaataaaattaaatgtttttaaataagatCGTTAGATCctctatttcattttgtatttGATTGAAATTGTGTTTTATTTCCACCCATATTTCACTACTTTAATAATACTATCATTAATTGATAATATAGCGTACAACAATAATTGCATAGTGGGTATGatcatattaattatattaataagcatagataaaataaagtgtagATGAATATGCATCCAGCTCTCACATTGATATACTTCAGTTATTCGAATAATTTTCgtaatttatgtaattaatcCAAATTGCTGGGACTTAGTTGGCACTCTTTACTCTTAATGTaagtttttcttgatttaattgtttttttttaaccaTAGGTGTTCCGAATCGACTTTTAGCGGAATTAGATTAATCTTCGATCGAGTTTACAGATTAAAGCCAAAGTCTCCAAGCAGGTGGCAAGATTTGCATCCCGTAACCTCAATATCACCACAGTCCCATGCTATCTTGTTTGGTAGTAGCCAGGAGCATGGTTAAGGCTTTTTATCTATGTTTTTCTCTTCGTTTGGTAGCAAATTATGAAACCCATAACGGACTCAGATAGAGCTCCGTTCCGTCAAAAAACCACTGTTTCACCCCAATTGTTAACAGCTCGATCTGCTACGGATAAATTTCATGCCTCGAAATCTACAACAAGACAACCAGTTATTTGACTAAAATAGCCCTTCATTTACTCTATTTGtgataaattgaattattttctacCGACAATTGAACACCAATTTGAAATAACAAACCCTCGTCTCCTCAACTATACAAAATTCTGATATTTCTTCATCGCTGAAGACGACGGAGAGTCCCACACATCGCTGGAATTGTAGGTAATTCTCCGAACTTTGCAATTTTCTTTCCCAAGTTATAATATTTCGTGTATTTTCTGGCGATTTGAGCTCTGTTTTGAgttatggattttaatttcatgG is drawn from Salvia hispanica cultivar TCC Black 2014 chromosome 6, UniMelb_Shisp_WGS_1.0, whole genome shotgun sequence and contains these coding sequences:
- the LOC125195267 gene encoding uncharacterized protein LOC125195267; its protein translation is MILEAVANHRIWIWNAYFGVARSNNDINVLNSSTLFADQCRGRGPAIEFTANGRRHHMWYYLADGIYPRWPFFLRRSTAQLVRGEQESARKDVERAFGVLQSRWAIVKGPARFWYKEVIADVMYTCIIMHNMIVEQERGHVTDWVDDEAGSSSSTATSSVTRGLPMSFGEVLQRQASMRNQQDHTQLMTDMIEEVWNRNHRR